The window ATGTCTTTCTACCTCCTGTTCCCTTGTTACCCTTCCAGCCATGGTTCAAACAGCAgtaacacctgagctgtatattcATTTCAGGTCAATAATTCAGTTTAGCATTACTTAGTCTTGGTTTAGATTAGGAACTTCTCTCCCCCATTTAGAGTATTGGAGATACATATACTCATAGCGGCAAGGATGCACTCCAACTCCCTAGTGTATCTACTGTGGTACAAAGAAGTACCACAAATTATcactataaaagaacattagCCTACATTAACTTTGCTTTTTGGAAATTCCAtacttactctctatgaacccccatttctctgtaagaaaagggaaatgtaactgcaagtgcaggagaCTAAGGCTAAACCCCCTAAAGTTTCATCTCTACGGCACCATCACAGGATAATATAAACTATATCTGTCATACTGTCCCATCTTGTCACACATAGgaggccacttaccttctgtgaaccctaatttctaacaggaacagggagatgtagagacctgaagatgtagtagtaagaacatataccccttggctatctgtcacaagAATATCGTTACTCTGGAAGtagcagccccctataactgatAGGATGCATTGTATGGGGTAGTTTCTGCATTTTGGTACAGGgatgttaataaaatgagcatcaaatggtgagtgcacaAATTCTTAATTTGTCGttccttttatttggtgcatgtatgctACGGTagctagaaacattttaaattaatttaattttaaatgaaaattgttcTAGTttaaaacatacatctttaatgttagtttgcattgtggcctgtgagttttatcccaatgttaACAGCGGCcctcagatgaaaaaaggttgggcaccactgaccAAATTCATCCCTTTAAAATATCTTATACCACAAAAGTTGCCTGTTTTACCattgtactttttcttttacctccttttcttttagtttattactctctccttttttttttctctattttaactttaaaaaaacttgagCTTGTTCATATCAAACTTCTATCTTGTTAATTGTATACTGTTCGTATCTTTATAACTTTTACTTTTCttacaaaatccaaaaaaacttcaaataaaaaaaaggcagacaatTAGAACACCAACCAAGCAAGCTGTATTTGTGGAAccagctcagcaatggcagcttactcATCTACtaatgaaaggtccactttaaataaaaagcttttctgTGGCAGCagagtttacattttgtttacaaGGGACCTGCAAAAGGGGTCAAATGTTGATAGAGAATTTTGATTTAAACCGGAAAGGCTCATCAAGCAGCGTCGCTGTTGATTGAACTGTTCCTGCTTCTTGTACAGTTCTTGTAAAGATCAAGAgatcattaataaaatgtattttatgtcctgtaattttttttcagtaatttttgtACAGTTTAATTGCTGTATAGTGATCACACAGCCCATTAACTTCCTTAGCTTTAAGCCTGAGAATTACTCTGGGGAGGAAGTCAAATGTGAACAAACTTCTGGTTGCTTAACCTCCTCCCCTCTGCTCTGAGCATTTTGGTCTCGCAGTGGTCAAATTATGGACATCAAAATGTAAATTAACTGAATTCCCAGAGCTGTTGCCTGCACCACAATATTATATAGGGGCTTCTCAGTTTCTTTGGTAAAGcgaaaaaagcaacaaataaacaaaaaaatattacaagtaATCGTTTAGGCTGaagtgaaataaataattatgtggCCTCATCAATATAAGTAATTATATGGCCTCATCGGTATGAGTAATTATATGGCCTCATCAAGGTTTGACGTGTACAAGGTTTGATGATTAGGGGCACTGTCAAGATTTGTATTTAACTCACTTACTATGATCCAGATCTCAGttctaaaaagattaaaaactaaTTGCTCTTGTAATTTGCAGTACACAAAAAAGAACAACagttgcaaacatttccagaacatTTTGGGATATTGAAGAGGTATTGGTAAGCTGGGTTTCTTTTAGGCCAATTTCAAaccattaaaattaaattgtatacCTGAAGTGTACACTACTTTGTTTACCAGTGACCAAAGTTTTCTCAGtctcttttttttactaagcGGACCTAAAccaaatgttttgattttgtaTTGATATCCTACTCATTATTTGTCACTTATTATTGCTTGAGTTGTGCAACGTAAACACGGTTGTACTAACATGGTCTGTACAATGTAAATATAGGTAATCTTTGTCTACAAgcctttttcctcttttctcatCATTTCACTGTCTAATTGTATAAGGCTTGGCAATAAATATTGAATTGGAGAAATTTTTGGTGctgtattagtattttttttgtaggtaaTACTGATCTGAGTTTTCGCCTAAAGAGTATGTATACCCAATAACTAAAAtcccatattatatataatgatattgaTTTGTTTTGAATAATATCCAATTGTTCTGCCATTAGGGTACTTTTTTGGTACAGCTGTTATGGGGTAAAAACTGATTCCAAATTATGTCCTTACATTGCACCCCTATCTGATAGAACCTACAAGTAGtcattttaacacacattactGCTCCACTCTTGTCACCGATGTGAACAATCCTTGGGAAATGCCACACCATTTCAAAGAATGTAGACAGGAAATAGCTAATAAAGACTACAGAAgttcaaaatgtaacaaaatacatataataaatataaaaattttgtaaaCACAGCAATGAAAATTGGTTATAATATGACACACCATGTTTTAGCTAACTAAATGTCATTAGGTTAGAGTTTATAGTAACATTTATTGCATGgctgtgatttattttattgcttctaTAATATTTCTATTCCTTAGGTAGGTGGAAATGGCCACCACTAAAAGTTTGCAGCTTGTCAGATATTGTCATATTAAATcccagtaaatgtttttttagaaagtgaTTCGTATGCTGGTACTTAAATTACTGTtgagaaataaagtatttttgtagcAGACATAAAAATCCAAGGAAGCAGCTGCATAGGCTTTTACCTAAGTATATATAAGAGTATTTATAGTTTGTCTGAAAATCAAGTGTTTATAGAGCAGCCAAGGTTCTGGGATATCTGAAAAGGTATCTAAAATGAACTGACTTTTACCATatacatgaaaagaaaacattgatgTAAGGTGTCATTGGATTGCAATGTGTAGAACTATTCATCatctatgtaaatattttgtacacATTCAAGGTATAGACATTTTGATGTGATCATTAAGCTCTTCTTTAACCAGTCATAATTTTggtcaatatttttaaatttttatatttaaataaaatgatacctGGGAATTATGCCATAAAGATCCTTGCTAGGCAAGGTGCCACTTTTCCTTTATCTTCCATTAAGTCGTTGACATATGACATTATTGACAAGCTTCTGATGAAGACAAGTGGCTTTTGAAAAACATATTGGGATCTTccaaactagagaagatagaccaaAATTCAAGGTGAttgtgcaaacctggaatggattgacggctgtttttttcaatccttgaccagagtAAAGCAGTTAACAGTGAGAATTGCTGAAGTTTTGTAAGAAGATTCTACAAAAAGTCAGCTATTATGTGGTAAAACTTTGCAACCCTTACCTGTGTGGATGGATGCTGGGTGAAAAAGTAAGCATGTTACTGTGGTCATGTACACACAAGTGTATTTTCACAATtgcaattttacaaaatatacagtaatccTTACTATTATCTTCTTTATCCTGATCcatgattggaaacatttgctaactaatagcaagaACAAGCTGCACTTACATTACCAATTgataacaaagaataaaacaacaaaaactattttatagttttggtaatttttttcatGCATCTACTTTATTCTCATGGtacatttaaaatttactttgaacTCCTACTGCATAATCCACAAATCACCATCATGAAAGGGATTCCTGAAGAAGCTGTAGTATTTGATTGTATGAGCAGCTATACTATTTCTGGGACAACCGCAACATGGAAGAGGAAAGGTAGAAAAAGATCAAGTTGAGTTTATTCCTTTCTAGTGTGGTTTTGTCGCACAATATAAAAAGGTTGAAAGAAGCGATTGGAGCAACAGACCATCCTATACTGATGCATAAAATATCTCAAAAAATGCACAGTAATTGCATGCCTTAAGAAAAAAGGGAATTCAACTTctcccattcatttcaatgatatGGAGGGTGGTTGAGAGTTAGTTAACAGCATTACCACTTAAAAATAATTGACGTTGTGAACTAGCCTTAAACGGCTTTTCCATCTTTCTACATATAAAAATTTCCTACTGTCTCCTGATATTCCTCAGACCTCTCACTATTTTTGTTACTTATCACCTTTATGCAAATGAGGTCCCTAATTTGGTCACAGCATAATAAATGAGGTCTAACCTGAGAGCTATGTAGGAGAATTTAGGACCTCCTCTTGCTGCTAAATTCTTTAGTTTGGTAATAAAGGTATCTTTGGCAGACAGGTcgaatacatataaaaatgacaatgaaaattattaatattacatataaaattattaatattacacagtatttatatataagatGGCTGCACTGGTGAAAGACAGGTAAAGGAGATCGTTGCTTGGTAAGTATGTGCTGTAATGTGCAAAAATTCTGGGCATACTTGCGCATTACTGGGAAAAGGCTTATCGGCTTATCTCCGAGCTCTCATCCCACACCAAACATTCTACTTCCTGGGCCTGGAGCATTGTTTACAGCTTCATCTCTACATCTTCATTAGCATCTTTTGTGCATTCAGCTAAAACAAGACTGGGCTTAATTGAGTTTATATTCcatgcattcaatacatttattcaaaaaaccCATTTCATCCCATGTTGGCTAGGCCATTTGTGTTTAGTAGAATTCTATTTATTACTGAAGAAAAGACAGCCCACCACTAGGACTAATAGTGATTCCATAGACACAAATGGGTTTGTTTTGTGCCTACATCTAAATAGAAACTTTTTAATCACCAAGATCCTATTTGTGATTATTAGATAAAAATCAGAAGTTTGTCCCTTTCATCTAATTGGACAGGTTGTGAGGTCTACAAAGACCctgtaataaaattataactgtaaggctacgtacacatgtgcaatggttctcgtccgataatagctcagggctgatattggacaagaatcttgcatgtgtacagcactcatggTCCATCATCCAAAccaccatcctggcagatccatggatgatAAACGAACAATTGtagtggaagtgaagggggagagagcgcagcggggtacCGCTCCTTCGTTCTTCCCCTTccatctctatagagcagaatggtgctgtatagttaaagatcctttccaacagcgattattgcacgtgtgtacataacccaAATCCAATATTGGTCATAAATGATGAATCTAATTTAATCTATCCAACCCTGTAggccaaaaaaatactttttctgtggatttttttttattattttcaatagtGCTTGGGTATGTATGTCTTATTTCTGTAACTTCGATTTTTATAACTTTCTATTCACTGCCGATCTGGGGCTATCAAATAGAAATAATAAGCTGGTGTTAAATTTGTTTAAAGAAATCACACATTCTATGGAAATATATGTGATCTGCACATCTGCTGAATTCTGCTAAAGCCAAGTGTACTGACTAATAGTGTCAGCAACAAGGTTTCTCACAAGCTTTTTATTCACGGGTAGTGCTGGTTATTAACTTGTTACTAATTGTCGTTTCCTGTGTTCTAATTTACTTTGGTGTCTCTGGCAATTTGCTTCTTAAGTTCTTCTCAGAAATGCTTATATGCTGAAATTGTGATGATCTAAGCAGATCTGAATTAGATATTTGATATGAGATCTTAGTGATTACATGTACTTTATCTGATATTGCATTAGTATACCTTTAGGGTATGATCTGTTATGTGGATCTTGCATGTATAACTGGAaagttaaatgttttcattttaaaatgtgtatatttcttTCCTTGCCTGTCACAGCTACATCAAATCAGGGCCGCCTGGTTGGATGAATGTTCAAAGTGTAACAAATATGATGGTTTCCTGGTATAATACTGAAATTAGCAGACATCCTGTTTTTAAACTCTAGAGGATATTTCCCCACCTTTTTCCTTCCCATATAACACATGATATTCAGTCTGCTAGGTATCCTTGATACAGGAGTTTGCGCGTTCTGTGCCACTTTAAGGGGAAGAGGTGGAGAGAAGATTCGAGAAGGGACAAAAGTGCAGACATCAAAGGCACTTCCTGacccaaaatactttttatccCTAAAGATTCATTAGCCTTGACCTTACCTTCCATCTATGAACATGAATCACCAAAGTCCTACCCTTCATTAGAATTATATTCCGAAACTAATAGATACAATTCCTCAGTTACACTGGCAGTCTGGGGCTGTAGCTCCATGCAGGGCTCTTTAAAATTTGTGTACACTCCAACAATGAACTTTTCATATCTGCTATCTTTTGGTTATTTTAGCATACATTGGAAGTATTTTGGGATACCTGTTTGTAGAAAAAAACTGTAGCCCTTATCAAAGAATTAACTTTGTCCTATCCcccatttgtattgtttgttatcTTAAAGAGACCTCTAATACGCTAAGGCCTAGCTCCTTCCTGCTCCAGTGCTTCTGTATTCCACCATTCCAGCATCTATATGGTTACCAACTTCTGCTTGTTCCTGACTATGATTGGTCACTGCCTGCGCTGATCATTAACCTATTCCTGGTTCAGATATTGCTTGTTGTCTTTGTACCTCACTCAAGGGTTACCTGCACCAAGTAAGGCACCAGGGTATTGCCAGAGAGTCATATGTCTGGGATCCAATTGGGGCTTATTTCCAGTTTTCCTGTGGCCTAGTATGACCCTATCCCTTCTGTCGTTTTGTCCTCACGTccagtataataaaatgtgttcacTTAGATAGGAAAGGTTGAGATTCCTCACTTAAAAAGCAGTAGACctgcttttttattgtatccaTACCTGTTACCAATAAAAGCACTAGGAAAACAATGGTcatgagttttttttctatccatcTGTAACcaaagatagaaataaaaagtttttgaattgGCATACTCTTTAACAGGGCAGTTTTTACAGCACTACGTCTATAGTCTTGTCTCTAGcagtgcctcaaaggagctcacaatctaatgtccctttcatagtcatatgtctttaatacagtctaaggtcaatttaggggaaaacaattaacctaactgcatgtttttggaaggtagGAGGAAATCgaagtacccaaaggaaacccatgcaaacacctGGTGAACATGTAAACTCCATACTAATggagtcctggcccagattcataCATTGGACCCAGTTCTGCAAAGAGTGTTAACCTCTGGGCAATcaggaaatgtttgttttagtgATGTTTACAGCAAGAAATATGTTTCCTAgcttaaatgtttaatattattattatttaaagattaaaTGTTTCAGAATATCCAGAGCTGCCTGGAGTGACATTTCTGATTTGTGGGCTAAAGAGAATGTGGTTTGAACCTGTTAGAATTTTAGAGACTGTATGTTCTCCTGTGTTGGCTTGGGTTTCCTCAAACATGCTGAAATAATTAACATACTGGTATGTTAATTAGTTGCTGCCTTAGGGGACAGGGACAtaagatatgactatggactggAACAGATTGGAGTGGACTAAAAAGGGTGACGTTTTATTCGGCTTCCAACTTTGTATTCTTCCCTGTGGCAGATCACCAcctggtttattttattttttacatggagATTCAAAAAGTGATACCATTACTTAATTTCAAAATGTATAGCATGTTTATTAGTGAAATTTAAATGCTGCACACATCAGTGTGTCCATTGCAGCGTGGgaacatacataacatacatgtACAGGTTTTTATTGGTTATATAGGCTTTCCCACTGTAGCACATAGAGGTCATCTAACCACATAGGAAATATTAGGATTATTACTTACTTTTActtaaatgcatgcattttaaattacaataaataacatgtaaaaaggtctaaaataataaaagtgttttcttgATTCAAAGGAATGCAATTTTTGATCAGAAGTGAATTACATTGGTGCTAAAACTAAAGGACCTAATGTTGGACCTGACTGATAACATGGACAGATTTCTTATCCCAAGTCACATGATGGAGCAGACTAACCAGGTAACCATTCTAGGCTCGTATCAACACAATCGGTACATTTAGGCACATTGTGGAACCTCCTCCTAGGAGCAATTAGGAGCAATAAATGAACTGTTGTTGTTATATGGTGTTGTTTAActtagcggtcgccaaccggtggaaTGTAAGAAAATTTTGGCGGTCCgttgctctggccggtgcatcccccagcagggtcaggagaaggaccttgtgAGGGTTGCACCAGCCAGAGACGTGGACCATGACCCCCATATGGATCACAGGTCCAGGGCGATGGGCAGGTtttgtctctggatacaacccacccactttcccatcacaggctcagacctgcgatgagagagttggtgggttctggcatcatgacatcactctgggggaagtttttccccttttgagtgacattTGGCTCCTGGCACATGCGCGGTCTGAAGTCCccaaatttagtggtctgtgggcttcaaaaggttggtgaccactggtttaacTGGAGGAGGTCCTCTTACTATTTTGTCTTCAATTGCAgttgttttggcattttttttactgatctagAATGAAACAAAcaatttcaaacatttgtttaaactGCAATTCAGGGTGTGgttcaaatatacatatatataaaaataagtcaTAGATTTATCTGGTGCCTAATCAAATATAGGAAGCATTTGTGGCCAAGTGTATGTAGCTAAATGTAATCTGATGGCAATGATAAGAATTTCTGGTAAACACTTCAAATCCGTCAACAAGCTTTTACGGCTTAGTATTTCTTAAAGGAAATTGATAGTTTTTTTcagtaattaaaaatacatgtgcAATAGTTGTAATTTAGATATACATGTAAAATAGTTCAATTAGGTATAAAGTTAGgtcacattacataaaaaactAGGTCATGcataaattattttgctaatCTACTGAATACACGTGATACACATGGGATCAATACTGAAGCAAGTCAAACCTGCCTTCATAACCATTCTCCAGAAAAAGGGGATTTGATCACCAATATTATTGGATTACCCCCAGATACCTATTTCATGAAAAATTGGAACTCTGGGTTTGGAGTTAAGCAGTTGTGACCATGTAAAACCaaagttctgaaaaaaatatgtattggaCCATATTTCTCAGAATCTTTACATTACAATAAAGATCATGTGGTTTCATGAGGAGGTAAGGCATGTAGTCCCAGGAAGCCAGTGGTATAGGATATGTCCCTTGGTCTGTCAACAGAAAACTAAAGATGCAAGAGTAACATCCAAGAACAGCTACAAAATGTCTTTTAAACTTGAAAAAGTTCAGTTCCAAGGTTAGTGCCTATAAATTACAGCAATCAACATGATGgctttgagaatttgccttgttcagttttgtgtttagttgagttttaaagtaatttagtATAATTGTTTCTCTTACCATAAAATAGTtctttgtttttacagattttaacaTCTAGTCCGTCAGAAGAAATCATGCTGAACGCAACAGAAAACAATAATGATTGGAATGGTGGAATTGAAGAATTCCGTAACCAGGTTTAATCCACTGCCTACTCAATGTTTACCGTGTTTGGCCTAGTAGGGAACTGTTTTGCATTATTCGTCCTTATAAGAACCTACAAACAGAGAACAGCTTTTCACATCTACATGCTCAACCTTGCCATTTCCGATCTGCTTTTCATCTGTACCCTTCCATTCAGAGTGGTCTACTATGTCAGACGAGGTGATTGGATTTTTGGGGACTTCTTCTGTCGTGTTAGCTCCTACTCATTCTATGTCAACTTGTACTGCAGCATCTTCATCCTGACGGCAATGAGCTTCACTCGTTTTCTGGCTATTGTTCACCCCGTAAGAAATCTTCGATTTGTCTCCATAACCAGAGCCAAATGGGCTTGTGTTGGAATATGGGTATTTGTCCTGGTAACAACCTCCCCATTTTTAATGAGTGGATCTGAACCTGACAAAAGTAGAAACCAAACAAAGTGCTTTGAACTTTTCCAAAATAACACTTCTGTGAAAAAAGTGCTCATCCTGAACTATATCGCACTTACATTTGGCTTTATCATCCCATTTGTCATCATTTTAGTTTGTTACACTTTGATCATTAGGACCTTGATGAAGAATTCCTTAAACAAACAGCAAACTTCCAGGAATAGGGCCATTCGAATGATCATCATAGTCCTTATTGTCTTCTTTATAAGCTTTATGCCTTATCATATCCAGCGGACACTTCACCTTCATGCAGTTAATAGTGGTTCTACTAAGATGATACTGGACCAGAAGAAGGTTGTCATCTGCTTGGCTCTTGCTGCCTCTAACTGCTGCCTTGATCCactgctgtatttttttgcagGGGAAAACTTCCGTAGAAGACTTTCTACCATACGAAAACAGTCTGTTAGCAGTGCACCTCGAGGAGAATAAGGGAATAAAAGGACATGGCTTGATAAATCTAAAGTGTTATCTGCCATAAAAAAGGCATGACCATTATACTGGCAATGATAGGATTAccttttttaaaactgattttcatGAAGAAATGAAAGATCCACATCACTGCAGCTAGGTATTCATAAATACCCTATGGCATTTCATTTTTCAATTGAAGCATCTGAATTTGACTTAACATTTATCTTGCAGTCCCTTTACATTAGAGCTGGGAGAGGAATAAGAAGCACAAGGAGCTTGTTGGTTGTGCTGCATTATTTAGCTGTTTGActagagtttgtcttggtgagCGATGGTTTCTGCAGTCAAATGAGACATACAGTGCAAAACGGAATGACTCCAAAAGAACTAACACAATTCCCCATCTCAATAATGTGGaaagtgtttttaaacattttaagataAAATGCTCTTAAAAAACCTCTTCAGTTTGTAAAGCTTCCAgaaattgttcaattactttagt is drawn from Pyxicephalus adspersus chromosome Z, UCB_Pads_2.0, whole genome shotgun sequence and contains these coding sequences:
- the CYSLTR1 gene encoding cysteinyl leukotriene receptor 1 codes for the protein MFTVFGLVGNCFALFVLIRTYKQRTAFHIYMLNLAISDLLFICTLPFRVVYYVRRGDWIFGDFFCRVSSYSFYVNLYCSIFILTAMSFTRFLAIVHPVRNLRFVSITRAKWACVGIWVFVLVTTSPFLMSGSEPDKSRNQTKCFELFQNNTSVKKVLILNYIALTFGFIIPFVIILVCYTLIIRTLMKNSLNKQQTSRNRAIRMIIIVLIVFFISFMPYHIQRTLHLHAVNSGSTKMILDQKKVVICLALAASNCCLDPLLYFFAGENFRRRLSTIRKQSVSSAPRGE